The proteins below are encoded in one region of Doryrhamphus excisus isolate RoL2022-K1 chromosome 4, RoL_Dexc_1.0, whole genome shotgun sequence:
- the LOC131128108 gene encoding oocyte zinc finger protein XlCOF22-like: protein MKHPKMATSSQRESGRASASFASKSSMEKRVKDVQQLIGCPTQLQCGSSTLKPDGPQPPFVKEEKKEPLITNEGEHLLGMKEDDLTKLPLTAVSVKTEDHDDKPPESFCWVCPSYARQVIVCLQEGSSILKQEDPQPPHIEEEEEEPWTTQCLLGPERVDITMLPLTGVSVKTEDSEDTLPKARGAEPPSDSSPQHMTTEADGDHCGGSRADNLLAPLSDSDDTSLPPEDEDWDDTQEPNWEGDMSLYTERSECSKKTTGKKQKVCDKRFSDRSSMVSHMRTHTAEKPFSCSVCAQRFSQKAHVVSHMRMHTGEKPFSCSVCCKRFFRKEAMVRHTRTHTGEKPFICSDCGQRFTRKLSMVSHMRSHTGEKPVGCSVCGQRFSRKSDMVRHLRTHTGHKPFSCSLCDKKFIQKGDIARHMRTHTREKPFGCSVCGQRFSRKSTVVLHKRTHTGEKPFSCSVCGQGFSQNATMVSHMRTHTGRKPFSCSACGESYSCKKRLTTHVQTHNVQ, encoded by the exons ATGAAGCATCCTAAGATGGCGACGTCCAGTCAGAGAGAAAGTGGAAGAGCATCAGCGTCATTTGCCAGCAAATCATCAATGGAGAAAAGGGTCAAAG aCGTCCAACAGCTGATTGGTTGTCCCACTCAGCTACAGTGTGGGAGTTCCACTTTGAAGCCAGACGGTCCACAACCCCCCTTTGTCAAAGAGGAAAAGAAGGAACCCTTGATCACGAATGAGGGAGAGCATCTTCTAGGGATGAAGGAGGATGATCTCACCAAGTTGCCACTGACTGCTGTGTCtgtgaagaccgaagaccatgACGACAAACCACCTGAGTCATTTTGTTGGGTTTGTCCTTCATATGCCCGACAGGTGATTGTTTGTCTGCAGGAAGGGAGCTCCATTTTGAAGCAGGAGGACCCACAGCCACCCCACattgaagaagaagaggaggaaccTTGGACCACTCAGTGTCTTCTTGGGCCAGAAAGGGTTGATATCACCATGTTGCCACTGACTGGTGTCTCTGTCAAGACTGAAGACAGCGAAGACACACTTCCCAAGGCCCGAGGGGCGGAGCCTCCCAGTGACAGCTCaccacaacacatgacaacagaagccgatggagaccactgtggaggatcccgagcagacaacctcttagctccgctatcagaTAGTGACGACACGTCACTGCCACCTGAGGATGAAGACTGGGATGACACCCAAGAACCAAATTGGGAAGGTGATATGAGTTTGTACACTGAGCGCTCTGAATGCTCCAAAAAGACGAcaggtaaaaaacaaaaagtttgtgATAAAAGATTCTCTGATAGGTCGAGTATGgtatcacacatgagaacacacacggcagaaaaaccttttagttgctcagtctGTGCTCAAAGATTTTCTCAAAAGGCACATGTGGTATCGCACATGAGAatgcacacaggagagaaaccctttagttgctcagtttgtTGTAAAAGATTCTTCCGTAAAGAAGCGATGGTCAGACAcacgagaacacacacaggagaaaaaccttttatttGTTCTGATTGTGGACAAAGATTCACTCGAAAGTTAAGTATGGTATCACACATGAGGTcacacaccggagaaaaacctgTTGGTTGTTCTGTTTGTGGGCAAAGATTCTCCCGAAAGTCCGATATGGTGCGACACttgagaacgcacacaggacACAAACCCTTTAGTTGCtcgctttgtgataaaaaattcaTTCAGAAAGGCGACATAGCgcgacacatgagaacacacacaagaGAAAAACCTTTTGGTTGTTCCGTGTGCGGTCAAAGGTTCTCTCGAAAGTCTACTGTGGTATTGCACAagagaacgcacacaggagaaaaaccttttagttgctcggTTTGTGGTCAAGGATTCTCTCAAAATGCAACTATGGTATCGCACATGAGGACACACACGGGACgcaaaccttttagttgctcagctTGCGGAGAAAGTTATTCTTGTAAGAAAAGATTGACAACACACGTGCAGACACACAACGTACAATAA
- the LOC131128102 gene encoding zinc finger protein OZF-like, giving the protein MNHCYAKMAASSQREGGRESSTEKKPQTADSDIKQLIGHQEESPPLPKGRSFTWKQEDRQTPHVKEEEEKLWITQERECLLEPEEPDLAKSPLTGVSVKTEDHENVKEEEDEVWITQEGECLLGTDGADFTKLPLTVVCVKTEDHDDEPPESSQLHHSPSEENRGSSSPQHMTTEADGDQADNLLAPLSDSDDATSHSPEDEDWDNTQEPLSSDTDWEGDTRTQTGNKCSEKTTGTNHFTCPVCAKMFPYKRELTVHMRQHTGEKPFDCSVCGQTFSYKSNMVRHTRMHTGEKPFCCSVCGKRFIHKSDMASHMRRHTGEKPFSCSVCGKSFSHNYSLTYHMLKHMGDHMLQNRGEKPFACSVCGHRFSQNGTLVLHMRTHTGERPFSCSVCGKRFSRHQNMDVHMRTHTGEKPYSCSICGQRFALKSVLVSHTRTHTGEKPFGCSVCDQRFSQKSAMLSHMRRHTEEKRFSCSVCGQRFSHKSSVKPHMRTHTGEKPFSCSVCGQRFSQNAAMVIHMSTHTGVKLFSCSVCGKGYCYKKRLTTHMQTHNGE; this is encoded by the exons ATGAACCACTGCTatgccaagatggcggcgtccAGTCaaagagaaggaggaagagaatCATCAACGGAGAAAAAGCCCCAAACTGCAGATAGCG acatcAAGCAGCTGATTGGTCACCAAGAAGAAAGTCCCCCTCTTCCAAAGGGGCGGAGCTTCACTTGGAAGCAGGAGGACCGACAAACCCCCcacgttaaagaggaagaggaaaaacTTTGGATCACTCAGGAGAGAGAGTGTCTTCTAGAGCCAGAGGAGCCTGATCTCGCCAAGTCGCCActgactggtgtctctgtgaagactgaAGACCATGAAaacgttaaagaggaagaggacgaaGTCTGGATCACTCAGGAGGGTGAGTGTCTTCTTGGGACAGACGGGGCCGATTTCACCAAGTTGCCGCTGACTGTTGTCTGtgtgaagaccgaagaccatgACGACGAACCAcctgagtcctcacagcttcatcacaGTCCAAGTGAGGAGAACCGAGGCAGCAGCTCaccacaacacatgacaacagaagctgatggagaccaagcagacaacctcttagctccgctatcagaTAGCGATGACGCAACATCACACTCTCCTGAGGATGAAGACTGGGATAACACCCAAGAACCTTTGAGCAGCGATACAGACTGGGAAGGTGATACGAGGACTCAAACTGGCAACAAATGCTCTGAAAAGACGACAGGAACGAACCATTTCACCTGCCCAGTTTGTGCTAAGATGTTTCCTTATAAGCGTGAGTTAACTGTACACATGCGAcaacacacaggagagaaaccgttTGATTGTTCTGTTTGTGGACAAACATTCTCTTATAAGTCAAATATGGTACGACACACGAGGatgcacacgggagaaaaaccattTTGTTGCTCAGTTTGCGGTAAAAGATTCATTCACAAGTCCGATATGGCATCGCACATGAGAaggcacacgggagaaaaaccctttagttgctcagtttgtggtaaaAGCTTTTCTCACAACTACAGTTTGACGTATCACATGCTGAAACACATGGGAGATCACATGCTGCAAAACCGAGGAGAAAAACCGTTTGCTTGTTCCGTTTGTGGTCACAGGTTCTCTCAAAATGGTACTCTCGTattacacatgagaacacacacaggggaaagaccttttagttgctcggtttgtggtaaaagattcTCTCGCCATCAAAATATGGACgtacacatgagaacgcacacaggagaaaaaccttataGTTGTTCTATTTGTGGTCAAAGATTCGCCCTGAAGTCTGTTTTGGTGTCACACACAAGAACGcatacaggagaaaaaccttttggtTGTTCTGTTTGCGATCAGAGATTTTCTCAAAAGTCTGCTATGTTATCACACATGAGAAGACACACGGAAGAAAAACGTTTTAGTTGCTCCGTTTGTGGCCAAAGATTCTCTCATAAGTCGAGTGTGAAACCgcacatgaggacgcacaccggagaaaaaccttttagttgttcAGTTTGCGGTCAAAGATTCTCTCAAAATGCGGCGATGGTCATACACATGAGTACACACACTGGAGTCAAACTTTTTAGCTGCTCAGTCTGCGGTAAAGGTTATTGTTATAAGAAAAGGTTGACgacacacatgcagacacacaaTGGAGAATAA
- the LOC131128119 gene encoding zinc finger protein OZF-like: MEHCYLKMATKAADVERESQIKKPEEQKKGIFKAAIPPHDPEEKNKLLLIIEQARKAGKLPYVNVQRTGDMEQLIGHQEGSRLQLLGQRPTLKQENQQPSQVKEEEEDLWITQEGESLLRPKEADLSKLPLTVVCVKTEDHEDEPPESSQLHHSPSEENRGAEPQHMTTEADGDHCGGSQADNLLAPLSDSDDATSHSPDDEDWEGDNKPADCSEQTFPVSCSVCAKNFSAKYKLTQHMRVHTGEKPFCCSVCGKRFNRNTAMVSHMRRHTGEKPFSCSVCSQSFSHRNSLNYHMLKHKGEKPFACSVCGQRFSQRCGLVLHMRIHTGEKPFACSVCGQSFSRNTTMVVHMRTHTGEKPFSCSVCGRRLCSNSALVSHMTIHTEERHVSCSICGQRFSRKSNMVAHLRIHTGEKPFSCSVCGKSYSHKISLNVHMQTHSSR; the protein is encoded by the exons ATGGAACATTGCTACCTTAAAATGGCGACGAAGGCAGCGGACGTGGAACGTGAAAGTCAAATAAAGAAGCCGGAAGAGCAGAAAAAAGGCATTTTCAAGGCTGCTATTCCACCACACGATCCGGAGGAGAAGAATAAACTGTTGCTGATCATCGAGCAGGCAAGAAAGGCTGGGAAACTTCCTTACGTCAACGTGCAGAGGACCGGAG ATATGGAGCAGCTGATTGGTCATCAAGAAGGATCTCGTCTTCAGCTCCTGGGGCAGCGCCCCACTTTGAAGCAGGAGAATCAACAGCCCTCCCAAgttaaagaagaagaggaggacctTTGGATCACTCAGGAGGGAGAGAGTCTTCTCCGTCCGAAGGAGGCTGATCTCAGCAAGTTGCCACTCACTGTTGTTTGtgtgaagaccgaagaccatgaagacgaaccacctgagtcctcacagcttcatcacaGTCCAAGTGAGGAGAACAGAGGGGCGGAgccacaacacatgacaacagaagccgatggagaccactgtggaggatcccaagcagacaacctcttagctccgctatcagaTAGCGATGACGCAACATCACACTCTCCTGATGATGAAGACTGGGAAGGTGACAATAAACCCGCTGACTGCTCTGAACAGACGTTTCCTGTTAGCTGCTCAGTTTGCGCTAAAAACTTTTCCGCAAAGTATAAATTGACACAACACATGCGGgtacacacaggagagaaacctttttgtTGCTCAGTGTGCGGTAAAAGATTTAATCGCAATACAGCTATGGTATCCCACATGAGAaggcacactggagagaaaccctttAGTTGCTCAGTTTGCAGCCAAAGCTTTTCTCACAGGAACAGTTTGAATTATCACATGCTGAAACACAAAGGAGAAAAACCGTTTGCTTGCTCTGTTTGCGGGCAAAGATTCTCTCAAAGGTGCGGCCTGGTATTgcacatgagaatacacacaggagagaaaccgttTGCTTGCTCAGTTTGCGGTCAAAGCTTCTCCCGGAATACGACTATGGTagtacacatgagaacacacacaggagaaaaaccttttagttgctcagtttgCGGTCGCAGATTGTGTTCCAATTCAGCGCTGGTATCGCACATGACAATACACACAGAAGAACGCCACGTTAGTTGTTCCATTTGTGGTCAAAGGTTCTCTCGAAAGTCAAATATGGTAGCGCACTtgagaatacacactggagaaaaaccttttagctgctcagtttgtggtaaaagttatTCGCATAAGATCAGTTTGAACGtacacatgcagacacacagCAGCAGATAA
- the LOC131128124 gene encoding oocyte zinc finger protein XlCOF6.1-like: MATSGQREGGRESSPPTTEKKPLTADNDIQQMIDRQEERHPQAKGGDSTLEQKEPQPPYIKEEKEEPHPPHIKEEKEEPHPFYVKKEEEELLVGPAEADLTRLPLILVSVKTEDHENEPPESSQLHHSPSEENRGAEPQHMTTEADGDHCGGSQADNLLAPLSDSDDVTSHSPEDDDSDSNQESLSKHFNCPVCDKRFSWKTSLTRHMRTHSGETPFRCSECDKSFTRKATLVNHMRRHTGGKSCTCSECGKSFTEMTTLVNHMRTHTGGKPFSCSDCGKTFTRKATVVSHMRIHTGEKPFTCSECGRSFTQKVTLVNHMRTHTGEKPFTCSYCRKGFTQKVQMISHRRTHTGEKPFCCSICLKRFTKKGAMVSHMGTHSEEKPFTCSNCSDAKSCLNKHVQSH, translated from the exons ATGGCGACGTCCGGTCaaagagaaggaggaagagaatCATCACCGCCAACCACGGAGAAAAAACCCCTAACTGCAGATAACG ACATCCAACAGATGATTGATCGTCAAGAAGAACGTCACCCTCAGGCAAAGGGGGGGGACTCCACTTTGGAGCAGAAGGAGCCACAGCCCCCTTACATtaaagaggaaaaggaggagccACATCCTcctcacattaaagaggaaaaggaggagccACATCCCTTCTATGTtaaaaaggaagaagaagagcttCTTGTGGGTCCAGCAGAAGCTGATCTCACCAGGTTGCCACTGATTCTGGTCTCtgtgaagaccgaagaccatgAAAACGAACCACCCGAGTCCTCGCAGCTTCATCACAGTCCAAGTGAGGAGAACAGAGGGGCGGAgccacaacacatgacaacagaagctgatggagaccactgtggaggatcccaagcagacaacctcttagctccgctatcagaTAGCGATGACGTAACATCACACTCTCCTGAGGATGACGACAGCGACTCCAATCAAGAATCGTTAAGTAAACATTTTAACTGCCCGGTTTGTGATAAAAGATTTTCTTGGAAGACTAGTTTGACTCGACACATGAGGACACACTCTGGAGAAACACCTTTTCGTTGCTCGGAGTGTGATAAAAGTTTCACCCGAAAGGCAACTTTGGTAAATCACATGCGAAGACACACGGGAGGAAAATCTTGTACTTGCTCtgaatgtggaaaaagtttcaCTGAAATGACAACTTTGGTAAATcacatgaggacgcacacgGGAGGAAAACCCTTTAGTTGCTCCGACTGTGGTAAAACCTTCACTCGAAAGGCAACCGTGGTATCacacatgagaatacacacaggagaaaaaccttttaccTGCTCTGAATGTGGTCGAAGCTTCACTCAAAAGGTAACTCTGGTAAaccacatgagaacgcacacgggagaaaaaccttttacttGCTCTTACTGTCGTAAAGGTTTCACTCAAAAGGTTCAAATGATCTCACAtaggagaacacacacaggagaaaaacctttctgtTGCTCAATCTGTTTGAAACGCTTCACTAAAAAGGGAGCTATGGTATCACACATGGGAACACACTCGGAAGAAAAACCATTTACCTGCTCCAATTGTAGCGATGCAAAGTCCTGTTTGAACAAACACGTCCAAAGTCACTGA
- the LOC131128086 gene encoding zinc finger protein ZFP2-like: protein MNRCYAKMATSGRREGGKESSPTTTEKKPQTADNEEDGSSSWMQEEPQHPKSVKEEAEELWTTQNGEYLLGLEVADLTKSPLTGVLVKTEDLEDRRLNVQQLIGCQEEHSHQLQRGRSNLKEEDPPPCHVKKECLLGSEEADLTKFPLNVVSVKTEDHEDEPIESSQLHHSPSEENRDSISPQHMTTETDGDHCGGSQADNLLAPLSDSDDATSHSPQDEDCDHTREPLSSDTDWEVDMRTQTDDKHSECSKKRTGSQQLIGCQQERSTQPRGLSFNWKQQDPHLPHVKEEELCTIQQGQCLQGLETTDLTKLLLTDVSVKTEDHENEPIESSQLHHSPSEENTTPQHMTTEADGDHCGGSQADHLLAPLSDSDDTTSHSPEDEDRDRNQEPLSSDTDWEGDMRTQTGFACSVCGQRFSRKSNMASHVRTHTGEQPFACSVCAQRFSNQSSMARHMRTHTGERPFSCSVCDKSFSRKSNMASHMRTHTGEKPFACSLCGRRFSDQSTMIRHVRMHTGEKPFSCSVCDKRFTQRSTVVSHMRTHKREESNVCGQRFSDQSSVVSRTTKPTEEKTISCSVCCKRFTRKREMVRHMRTHTGEKPFSCSVCGQRFSRKSNMVSHMKIHTGQKSFCCTVCGERYTHRPSLTRHMLKHTAEKPFSCSVCRKRFSHRDTMVRHMRTHPGEKPFSCSVCAHRFSQKAHVVSHMRVHTGEKPFSCSVCDKRFTRKAEMVRHMRTHTGEKPFGCSDCGQRFTRKSSMVTHMGTHMGQKPFCCSVCREGFSCKKRLATHMQTHILLATKV, encoded by the exons ATGAACCGCTGCTATGCTAAGATGGCGACGTCCGGTCGAAGAGAAGGAGGAAAAGAATCATCGCCGACAACCACGGAGAAAAAGCCCCAAACTGCAGATAACG AAGAGGATGGTAGCTCCAGTTGGATGCAGGAGGAACCGCAGCACCCCAAAAGTGTAAAAGAGGAAGCGGAGGAACTCTGGACCACTCAGAATGGAGAGTATCTTCTAGGTCTGGAGGTGGCTGATCTCACCAAGTCGCCACTGACCGGTGTCTTAGTGAAGACTGAAGACCTTGAAGACAGACGTTTGAATGTCCAGCAGTTGATTGGTTGTCAAGAAGAGCATTCCCATCAGCTCCAGCGGGGGAGGTCCAATTTGAAGGAGGAAGATCCACCACCATGTCACGTTAAAAAGGAGTGTCTTCTTGGGTCGgaggaggctgatctcaccaAGTTTCCACTGAATgttgtctctgtgaagaccgaagaccatgAAGATGAACCAATtgagtcctcacagcttcatcacaGTCCAAGTGAGGAGAACAGAGACAGCATCTCaccacaacacatgacaacagaaaccgatggagaccactgtggaggatcccaagcagacaacctcttagctccgctatcagaTAGCGACGACGCAACATCACACTCTCCTCAGGATGAAGACTGTGATCACACCCGAGAACCTTTGAGCAGCGATACAGACTGGGAAGTTGATATGAGGACTCAAACTGACGACAAACACTCTGAATGCTCTAAAAAGCGGACAG GCAGCCAGCAGCTGATTGGTTGTCAACAAGAACGTTCCACTCAACCACGGGGGTTGAGCTTCAATTGGAAGCAACAGGATCCACATCTCCCCCACGTAAAAGAGGAGGAACTATGTACCATTCAGCAGGGACAGTGTCTTCAAGGTCTGGAGACGACTGATCTCACCAAGTTGCTACTGACTGatgtctctgtgaagaccgaagaccatgAAAACGAACCAATtgagtcctcacagcttcatcacaGTCCAAGTGAGGAGAACACCACaccacaacacatgacaacagaagccgatggagaccactgtggaggatcccAAGCAGACCACCTcttagctccgctatcagaTAGCGACGACACAACATCACACTCTCCTGAGGATGAAGACCGGGACCGCAACCAAGAACCTTTGAGCAGCGATACAGACTGGGAAGGTGATATGAGGACTCAAACTGGCTTTGCTTGTTCTGTTTGTGGTCAAAGGTTCTCTCGAAAGTCCAACATGGCATCGCATgtgagaacgcacacaggagaacaACCTTTTGCTTGTTCCGTTTGCGCTCAAAGGTTCTCTAATCAGTCGAGTATGGCgcgacacatgagaacgcacacgggggaaagaccttttagttgctcagtttgCGATAAAAGCTTCTCTCGAAAGTCCAACATGGcgtcacacatgagaacgcatacGGGGGAAAAACCTTTTGCTTGTTCTCTTTGCGGTCGGAGATTCTCTGATCAGTCCACGATGATACGGCACGTGAGaatgcacacaggagaaaaaccatttagttgctcagtttgtgATAAAAGATTCACTCAAAGGTCTACTGTGGtgtcacacatgagaacacacaaacGAGAGGAATCTAATGTTTGCGGTCAAAGGTTCTCTGATCAGTCAAGTGTGGTATCACGTACAACAAAGCCCACAGAAGAGAAAACCATTAGTTGCTCCGTTTGTTGTAAAAGATTCACTCGGAAAAGAGAGATGGTcagacacatgagaacgcacacaggagaaaaaccttttagttgttcTGTTTGCGGCCAAAGATTCTCTCGAAAGTCGAATATGGTATCAcacatgaaaatacacacaggaCAAAAAAGTTTTTGTTGCACGGTTTGCGGTGAACGTTACACTCACAGACCCAGTTTGACTCGCCACATGCTGAAACACACAgcagaaaaaccttttagttgctccgTGTGTCGCAAAAGATTCTCTCACAGAGACACAATGGTCaggcacatgagaacacacccaggagagaaaccttttagttgctcagtttgCGCGCATAGATTCTCTCAAAAGGCACACGTGGTATCACACATGAGGgtgcacaccggagagaaaccctttAGTTGCTCAGTTTGCGATAAAAGATTCACTCGGAAAGCAGAGATGGTcagacacatgagaacgcacacgggagaaaaaccttttggtTGTTCTGATTGCGGTCAAAGATTCACTAGAAAGTCAAGTATGGTCACACACATGGGTACACACATGGGACAGAAACCATTCTGTTGCTCAGTTTGCCGTGAAGGTTTCTCTTGTAAGAAAAGACTGGCaacacacatgcagacacacatTCTACTGGCCACAAAAGTGTAA